Proteins from a genomic interval of Medicago truncatula cultivar Jemalong A17 chromosome 3, MtrunA17r5.0-ANR, whole genome shotgun sequence:
- the LOC25489968 gene encoding WD repeat-containing protein ATCSA-1 isoform X2 has translation MDTWKNIKDRESGKLRPNSFANRIKSNRISQLELSNHKELVSPHKGSINSLQIDLTEGRYLLSAASDASVAVYDVHRPSDFNGDGLITKHNCLFFVDKQHQLAHKYAVSSAIWYPIDTGLFITGSYDHHVNVWDTNTTQVVVNFKMPGKVYKTAMSTLSTSHTLIAAGTEDVQVRLCDIASGAFAHTLSGHRDGVMTVEWSASSEWVLITGGCDGAIRFWDIRRAGCFQVLNQSQTQLGRRPPLLKRSVLTKESNTKMRPVQKKVANGSGSGHLPIGRLSSKGPMKQKLHPGMISTQDRATAHYGAVTGLKVTEDGMYLLSAGSDSRLRLWDVESGCDTLVNFETVRLQTSKPIQLATTQDSTVVFVPCMRVVKAFDMWSGNARTILRGHYESVNSCWFNQQDQELYTGGNDRQILVWSPARSIADEMGEGDPDDQDSWSN, from the exons ATGGATACGTGGAAGAACATCAAAGACAGAGAATCCGGAAAATTGCGTCCAAATTCCTTCGCTAATCGCATAAAATCAAATCGAATTTCACAACTCGAGTTATCAAATCACAAAGAACTCGTTTCCCCTCACAAAGGTTCCATTAATTCCCTTCAAATTGATTTAACTGAAGGAAGATATTTGTTATCTGCTGCATCAGATGCATCCGTAGCGGTTTACGACGTTCACCGGCCAAGCGATTTCAACGGAGATGGTTTGATAACGAAAcacaattgtttattttttgttgataagcAACACCAATTAGCTCATAAATATGCTGTATCTTCAGCTATTTGGTATCCCATTGATACTGGTTTATTCATCACTGGTTCTTATGATCATCATGTTAATGTTTGGGACACTAACACCACTCAG GTGGTGGTGAATTTCAAAATGCCTGGAAAGGTGTATAAGACTGCAATGTCTACATTGTCAACATCTCATACACTTATTGCTGCTGGAACTGAGGATGTACAAGTTCGTCTTTGTGATATTGCTTCTGGTGCATTTGCTCATACTTTGTCTGGTCATCGTG ATGGTGTAATGACTGTTGAATGGTCTGCTTCAAGTGAATGGGTCTTGATTACCGGGGGGTGTGATGGTGCAATACGTTTTTGGGACATAAGGCGTGCTGGTTGTTTCCAAGTTTTAAATCAATCTCAGACGCAGCTTGGAAGACGTCCACCTCTACTCAAACGTTCCGTGCTAACTAag GAATCAAATACAAAAATGCGTCCTGTACAGAAGAAAGTTGCCAATGGAAGTGGCAGTGGACATCTGCCAATTGGCAGGCTATCATCTAAGGGTCCAATGAAGCAGAAATTACATCCAGGAATGATTTCTACTCAGGATCGTGCAACTGCTCATTATGGTGctgtgacaggattgaaagtaACAGAGGATGGCATGTATCTCTTAAGTGCag GGTCTGATTCAAGATTGAGATTGTGGGATGTTGAGTCAGGCTGCGACACACTTGTGAACTTTGAAACAGTCCGCTTGCAAACAAGCAAACCTATTCAATTAGCTACAACTCAAGACTCGACCGTTGTTTTTGTTCCATGCATGAGGGTTGTGAAA GCATTTGATATGTGGTCTGGGAACGCACGTACGATACTACGTGGACACTATGAGTCTGTAAACTCCTGCTGGTTTAATCAACAAGATCAG GAGTTGTACACAGGTGGAAACGATAGACAAATTCTTGTATGGTCGCCTGCAAGGTCAATTGCTGATGAAATG GGCGAAGGAGATCCCGACGACCAGGATAGCTGGAGTAACTGA
- the LOC25489968 gene encoding WD repeat-containing protein ATCSA-1 isoform X1, translating to MDTWKNIKDRESGKLRPNSFANRIKSNRISQLELSNHKELVSPHKGSINSLQIDLTEGRYLLSAASDASVAVYDVHRPSDFNGDGLITKHNCLFFVDKQHQLAHKYAVSSAIWYPIDTGLFITGSYDHHVNVWDTNTTQVVVNFKMPGKVYKTAMSTLSTSHTLIAAGTEDVQVRLCDIASGAFAHTLSGHRDGVMTVEWSASSEWVLITGGCDGAIRFWDIRRAGCFQVLNQSQTQLGRRPPLLKRSVLTKESNTKMRPVQKKVANGSGSGHLPIGRLSSKGPMKQKLHPGMISTQDRATAHYGAVTGLKVTEDGMYLLSADDVVLVGESREEVNGRLETWRQALEAYGFRLSRSKTECMECNFSRRRSRSTLEVKVGDHFIPQVTRFKYLGSFVQNDGEIEADVSHHIQAGWLKWRRASGVLCDKKVPLKLKGKFYRTAV from the exons ATGGATACGTGGAAGAACATCAAAGACAGAGAATCCGGAAAATTGCGTCCAAATTCCTTCGCTAATCGCATAAAATCAAATCGAATTTCACAACTCGAGTTATCAAATCACAAAGAACTCGTTTCCCCTCACAAAGGTTCCATTAATTCCCTTCAAATTGATTTAACTGAAGGAAGATATTTGTTATCTGCTGCATCAGATGCATCCGTAGCGGTTTACGACGTTCACCGGCCAAGCGATTTCAACGGAGATGGTTTGATAACGAAAcacaattgtttattttttgttgataagcAACACCAATTAGCTCATAAATATGCTGTATCTTCAGCTATTTGGTATCCCATTGATACTGGTTTATTCATCACTGGTTCTTATGATCATCATGTTAATGTTTGGGACACTAACACCACTCAG GTGGTGGTGAATTTCAAAATGCCTGGAAAGGTGTATAAGACTGCAATGTCTACATTGTCAACATCTCATACACTTATTGCTGCTGGAACTGAGGATGTACAAGTTCGTCTTTGTGATATTGCTTCTGGTGCATTTGCTCATACTTTGTCTGGTCATCGTG ATGGTGTAATGACTGTTGAATGGTCTGCTTCAAGTGAATGGGTCTTGATTACCGGGGGGTGTGATGGTGCAATACGTTTTTGGGACATAAGGCGTGCTGGTTGTTTCCAAGTTTTAAATCAATCTCAGACGCAGCTTGGAAGACGTCCACCTCTACTCAAACGTTCCGTGCTAACTAag GAATCAAATACAAAAATGCGTCCTGTACAGAAGAAAGTTGCCAATGGAAGTGGCAGTGGACATCTGCCAATTGGCAGGCTATCATCTAAGGGTCCAATGAAGCAGAAATTACATCCAGGAATGATTTCTACTCAGGATCGTGCAACTGCTCATTATGGTGctgtgacaggattgaaagtaACAGAGGATGGCATGTATCTCTTAAGTGCag atgatgtaGTCTTGGTGGGTGAGTCGAGGGAGGAAGTGAACGGGAGGCTAGAGACCTGGAGGCAAGCCTTAGAAGCGTATGGATTCCGCTTGAGTAGAAGCAAGACGGAGTGTATGGAATGTAACTTCAGCAGAAGGAGAAGTAGGtctaccttggaggtgaaagttggagatcatttcataccccaagttacacggtttaaatatcttgggtcCTTCGTACAAAATGACGGAGAAATAGAAGCAGATGTAAGCCATCATATTCAAGctgggtggttgaaatggagaagagcctcaggtgttttgtgcgataagaaagtaccacttaagttgaaaggaaagttctatcgGACAGCGGTCTGA